From one Myxococcus xanthus genomic stretch:
- a CDS encoding ricin-type beta-trefoil lectin domain protein, which translates to MFAGLATLTGLPMAAEASSDVSPEIVSAMRRDLGLTEQQVHQRLSFEAKAPGLEQTMREQLGDAFGGAWLDAEGGQLIVGVTDEARLAKTRVAGVRTVHVARSLARLEQVKAELDQNVQALSPAIHSWYVDLPTNSVVVYVDASSQTKLRADAFIAQSSGLKDGSLRVVASTHAPEPAYDLRGGDPYYFSNYRCSVGFPVNGGFVTAGHCGGAGTPTTGHNGVALGTIRGSVWPGSDYGWVATHGSWTPQPWVNNYSGGNVTVAGSQEAPVNASICRSGYTTGWRCGVLQAKNITVNYSVGPVYGLHKTNACADGGDSGGSVISGNQAQGVTSGVAGTCANGNPPQTFYQPVNPILGAYGLTLRTTGGGGSGRSFVSRLNGKCIDVPNSNFSDGVQLQMWDCNGTNAQRWTFINGTVQAGGKCMDVAWASTANGAAIQLANCSGNPAQQFVLSGAGDLVSVLANKCVDIVNHNTSSGARLIIYECTGNPNQKWDYR; encoded by the coding sequence ATGTTCGCTGGCCTTGCCACCCTGACGGGCCTGCCGATGGCCGCCGAGGCCTCGAGCGACGTGTCGCCAGAAATTGTCTCCGCGATGCGTCGGGACCTTGGGCTCACCGAGCAGCAGGTGCATCAGCGCCTGTCCTTCGAGGCGAAGGCGCCCGGGCTGGAGCAGACGATGCGTGAACAACTTGGCGACGCCTTCGGTGGCGCCTGGCTCGACGCGGAGGGCGGCCAGCTCATCGTTGGTGTCACCGACGAGGCCCGCCTCGCCAAGACCCGGGTCGCCGGCGTGCGGACCGTGCACGTGGCGCGGAGCCTGGCGCGGCTGGAGCAGGTGAAGGCGGAACTGGACCAGAACGTCCAGGCCCTCTCGCCCGCCATCCACTCCTGGTACGTCGACCTGCCGACGAACAGCGTCGTCGTCTACGTGGACGCCTCCAGCCAGACGAAGCTGCGCGCGGATGCCTTCATCGCGCAGAGCTCGGGCCTGAAAGACGGCAGCCTCCGCGTGGTGGCCTCCACCCACGCGCCCGAGCCCGCCTATGACCTGCGCGGCGGTGACCCCTACTACTTCAGCAACTACCGCTGTTCGGTGGGCTTCCCCGTCAACGGGGGCTTCGTCACCGCCGGCCACTGCGGCGGCGCCGGCACGCCCACCACGGGGCACAACGGCGTGGCCCTGGGCACCATCCGTGGCTCCGTCTGGCCCGGCTCCGACTACGGCTGGGTGGCCACCCATGGCTCGTGGACCCCGCAGCCGTGGGTCAACAACTACAGCGGCGGCAACGTCACCGTCGCGGGCTCCCAGGAGGCTCCGGTGAATGCCTCCATCTGCCGCTCCGGCTACACCACCGGCTGGCGGTGCGGCGTGCTCCAGGCGAAGAACATCACCGTCAACTACTCCGTCGGGCCCGTGTACGGCCTGCACAAGACGAACGCGTGCGCGGACGGCGGCGACTCCGGCGGCTCCGTCATCTCCGGCAACCAGGCCCAGGGCGTGACGTCCGGCGTGGCGGGCACGTGCGCCAACGGAAATCCGCCGCAGACGTTCTACCAACCCGTCAACCCCATCCTGGGCGCCTACGGCCTGACGCTCCGCACGACGGGCGGTGGCGGCAGTGGACGGTCCTTCGTGTCGCGCCTCAACGGCAAGTGCATCGACGTACCCAACTCCAACTTCTCCGACGGAGTGCAGCTCCAGATGTGGGACTGCAATGGCACGAACGCGCAGCGGTGGACCTTCATCAACGGCACCGTTCAGGCGGGCGGCAAGTGCATGGACGTGGCCTGGGCCTCCACGGCCAACGGCGCGGCCATCCAGTTGGCCAACTGCAGCGGCAACCCGGCACAGCAGTTCGTGCTGAGCGGCGCGGGTGACCTCGTCAGCGTGCTCGCCAACAAGTGCGTGGACATCGTGAACCACAACACGTCCAGCGGCGCCCGGCTCATCATCTACGAGTGCACGGGCAACCCGAACCAGAAGTGGGACTACCGCTGA